A single genomic interval of Thermoplasmata archaeon harbors:
- a CDS encoding ABC transporter permease, which yields MHNSFLNIVVKELREMLRDPRLMIGMIVVPLLIFPLMGSVVNLSMDVAKESAKSVYAGYLSFDAQDGNSTLSNILYQFLTVQNITLVNISAEDVSAGLEACKEYGANLLIVVPVNFTERIVNGSSTDVKLYQMLKSFGIGEAVESSVVASALSSFNDFIVASRLSAAYPDAKPDELLYPLRVEENSVIKGNVKNVPPSVVSGTVLSAGLAMPMVIMILLIMAGQLAATSVAIEKEQKTLEVLLTLPINRIYLLFGKITGVVVLSIIATASYLLGFSYYMNSLTSSSQAIGEINLTTLGLVPDAQGYLLMMLSLFLAFLSALSISVLLGAYTKDVRSAQALMGVLYLPIIFPVFILMMLPVEALPTGLQVIVYAIPFSYPILASKSLYTQEYGILYFGVIYQVVFTVAMLYIAGKLFASEKILTAKIEFKKKKVIEE from the coding sequence ATGCATAACTCATTTCTGAACATTGTAGTAAAAGAGCTCAGAGAAATGCTCAGAGACCCGAGATTAATGATTGGCATGATTGTTGTGCCTTTGCTCATCTTCCCACTTATGGGGTCTGTGGTGAATCTCTCCATGGATGTAGCGAAAGAGTCAGCAAAGAGTGTTTATGCTGGCTATCTATCGTTTGATGCACAAGACGGAAACTCCACACTGTCCAACATTCTCTATCAATTTCTCACAGTCCAGAACATAACGCTTGTAAACATTTCTGCGGAAGATGTCAGTGCGGGGCTTGAGGCATGTAAGGAGTATGGTGCAAATCTGCTCATTGTGGTTCCTGTGAATTTTACGGAAAGAATCGTAAACGGGAGCAGCACTGATGTGAAGCTCTACCAGATGCTGAAAAGCTTTGGAATTGGCGAGGCGGTTGAGAGCAGCGTCGTGGCTTCTGCCCTCTCCTCCTTTAACGATTTTATTGTCGCCTCTCGACTCAGTGCAGCTTACCCTGATGCAAAGCCGGATGAACTGCTCTATCCACTCCGTGTGGAAGAAAATTCTGTGATAAAGGGGAATGTGAAGAATGTTCCCCCGAGTGTTGTTTCTGGCACTGTGCTTTCCGCAGGACTCGCTATGCCAATGGTAATAATGATTCTTCTTATAATGGCAGGACAGCTTGCAGCCACATCAGTGGCAATTGAAAAAGAACAGAAGACCCTGGAAGTGCTGCTCACACTTCCCATCAACAGAATCTACTTGCTCTTTGGAAAAATCACAGGGGTTGTGGTGCTCTCAATCATTGCTACTGCCTCTTACCTTCTGGGCTTCAGCTATTACATGAACTCGCTCACCTCGAGCAGCCAGGCAATCGGAGAGATTAATTTGACCACACTCGGGCTCGTGCCAGATGCCCAGGGCTACCTGTTGATGATGCTCTCCCTGTTTCTGGCATTTCTCTCTGCACTTTCAATTTCAGTGTTACTTGGGGCTTACACAAAAGATGTGCGGAGTGCCCAGGCGTTAATGGGTGTCCTCTATCTCCCAATCATTTTCCCGGTTTTCATTCTGATGATGCTGCCAGTGGAGGCACTCCCCACAGGGCTCCAGGTCATTGTCTATGCCATCCCATTTTCCTATCCTATTCTTGCCTCAAAGTCCCTCTACACTCAAGAGTATGGCATCCTCTATTTCGGGGTAATTTACCAGGTGGTTTTCACAGTTGCAATGCTTTATATCGCTGGCAAGCTTTTTGCCTCGGAAAAAATCCTCACAGCAAAAATAGAGTTCAAGAAAAAGAAAGTTATAGAGGAATAA
- a CDS encoding ABC transporter ATP-binding protein translates to MSGKPVKIEKLVKMYEKRIRALDGISLEIDEGEIFGLIGPNGAGKTTTIRILATLLVPTSGKASIYGLDVTREQKQIRKIISYLPEDAGAYENLTGREYLRFIAGFFEGERNSMVEKGIRIASLGERIDSKIKEYSKGMKRRLQIARTLMVSPKLAILDEPTSGLDVLHAHYVRNEIKRVLRETGATAIISSHNLLEVEFLCSRVALISQGKILAQGSPNELKKRYNGNNLEDVFLAVVKNA, encoded by the coding sequence AATTGAAAAGTTAGTAAAAATGTATGAAAAGAGAATAAGAGCCCTTGATGGCATCTCACTGGAGATTGATGAGGGTGAAATTTTCGGGCTTATTGGTCCAAACGGGGCTGGAAAAACCACAACAATAAGGATTCTTGCAACCCTGTTGGTTCCAACATCAGGAAAAGCATCGATATATGGCCTGGATGTAACTAGGGAACAGAAGCAAATTCGAAAAATAATTTCTTATCTGCCAGAGGATGCAGGCGCTTATGAGAACCTTACTGGGAGAGAATACCTCCGCTTCATTGCGGGTTTTTTCGAGGGAGAAAGAAATTCAATGGTCGAAAAAGGCATAAGAATTGCATCTCTTGGAGAGCGAATAGATTCAAAAATCAAGGAATACAGCAAGGGAATGAAACGAAGATTGCAGATTGCTAGAACTCTCATGGTTTCTCCAAAGCTTGCGATTCTGGATGAACCAACATCGGGCTTAGATGTGCTGCATGCCCATTATGTGCGAAATGAAATCAAGCGAGTGTTGAGAGAAACAGGAGCGACAGCCATAATTTCAAGTCACAACTTGCTGGAAGTTGAGTTTCTCTGCTCAAGAGTGGCCCTGATTTCTCAGGGAAAAATTTTGGCGCAGGGAAGTCCCAATGAGCTGAAAAAAAGGTACAATGGGAACAACCTGGAAGATGTGTTTCTGGCGGTGGTGAAAAATGCATAA